A genomic region of Paenibacillus sp. PL2-23 contains the following coding sequences:
- a CDS encoding EamA family transporter, which translates to MKHILSVFLGAASYGVLSTFVVLAYGEGYKLGEVVGSQLLVGFLLSWLFAAYMERRAKRRESASHTTAANAAPSPVHLGWGQRLLLMAAGVPTAVTGLLYYESLRYIPASLAILLLFQFTWIGVLIQAIRQRRRPERVMYPTLAILLGGTLLAAGIIEHGGGQFNLWGILLGFLAAVSYSLFILFSGKAVPQAAPATRSKWMMLGGMLLVFALFKPAFLWNGDLFSPLMLFGTLLGLFGAFIPPLLFAYGVPHIGEGMAGILGAAELPVAVMLSSIVLQEQVTPLQWGGVVLVLLGVAYPELIKLLRRGMSPRTAATTTYTSTTP; encoded by the coding sequence ATGAAACATATCTTATCGGTATTTCTAGGCGCGGCAAGCTACGGAGTGCTGTCCACCTTCGTTGTGCTGGCGTACGGGGAAGGCTATAAGCTGGGTGAGGTTGTCGGCAGCCAGCTGCTGGTGGGTTTCCTTCTCTCCTGGTTATTCGCGGCTTATATGGAGCGGCGGGCGAAGAGAAGAGAGAGCGCCTCGCATACCACTGCGGCGAACGCTGCGCCATCCCCGGTCCATCTGGGCTGGGGTCAGCGGCTGCTTCTGATGGCGGCGGGCGTGCCTACAGCGGTGACCGGCTTGCTCTATTACGAATCGCTGCGCTACATTCCGGCGTCCCTGGCGATATTGCTGCTGTTCCAATTCACCTGGATCGGCGTGCTGATACAGGCAATTCGTCAGCGCAGACGTCCGGAACGCGTGATGTATCCCACCTTGGCGATCCTGCTTGGCGGTACGCTGCTGGCGGCCGGCATTATAGAGCATGGAGGCGGCCAGTTTAACCTGTGGGGAATCCTGCTTGGCTTCCTGGCTGCCGTCAGCTATTCGCTGTTTATTCTGTTCAGCGGCAAGGCGGTGCCGCAAGCGGCTCCCGCGACACGCAGCAAATGGATGATGCTGGGGGGCATGCTGCTGGTGTTCGCGCTGTTCAAGCCTGCGTTCCTATGGAACGGCGATTTGTTCAGTCCTTTAATGCTCTTCGGCACGTTGCTTGGTCTGTTCGGAGCGTTTATCCCGCCGCTGCTGTTCGCGTATGGCGTTCCCCACATCGGGGAGGGTATGGCCGGCATTCTGGGAGCGGCAGAGCTGCCTGTTGCGGTTATGCTCTCATCGATCGTCCTGCAGGAGCAGGTTACGCCCCTGCAATGGGGAGGCGTCGTGCTGGTGCTCCTTGGCGTTGCCTATCCGGAGCTGATCAAGCTTCTGCGACGGGGCATGTCCCCGCGAACGGCCGCGACAACGACCTATACAAGCACCACACCCTGA